The Apium graveolens cultivar Ventura chromosome 3, ASM990537v1, whole genome shotgun sequence sequence TTGCCGGAGATCTAGTTATAAGCTAGTAGCACCGGTAGTTGGGCTAGAAAAGGCCGAGCATGTCCATAACATTCAAAAATTAGAAAAACACCGAAGTACATCCTTCACGGAATTTACTAATTAATCCCATAAAAAATTGGAAGTAGgtatatcatcacaatatatatttaattatataatgaGTTTAGAGACCGAGTTTAGACATGCTTATAAAGTATACATGTAGAAAAAATTCTTTCTTACAATAAAAAATATAACTACTCAATGAGGAAATATATTCCATTACAcaataatattaattttaaaataaccatttcttctaataatttaaattatatttcaTTTAACTGATCTGATGTTAACATCATGCATGTGCCTATAGAGCTAATTCAATATAATGTTAATAAACTATTAAAATAATATGTGGATCATTTCTcattttttcttaaaatctcGAGTGAATATAAAAATCAAATCTGAATACTATCTAGATTAAATATAcccattttttataaaataatccggATGTATATCATTACATTTTAAAGAATATTTTAAAGAAAAGTATCAAAAGATCTCAAAAATTATCCTCTAAATTTCCTTAAATGCTGCACCCACAAAGCATTTCACAAAAAATTTAGGAACTTTTTTTGGATACGCTTATCTTGCTCAATATTTCCAGATATTTTAAATCCTAATATTTAAAATTAGATATCTGTAGATTTTGCAATAAAAAAATAAGAGCTATATAAATATCCACTATAATCAAAATTAAATCTGCATAGATTTTAAAAATCTCCTTTTTTCCATAAAATCCACATCACCTCGGTCTTAAATACACCCTCACATTGCTTTCTGTGCCCATCACATTTCTCGAAAATGTTGTGAAAGCACAACAAGAAAGACAAGTTGATTCCTCGTATAATATCGAACAAACTGAAGTACGGGCTTTCAACTTTTAAGTATCAATCattttttgttgtttttttttttcttgttttctgtCCCAGCTGTTTGAATCTCAACATCAAGAACATGGCAATCTCTGAAGCCGGCGCACATATCCTGGTGTTTCCTTACCCTGCACAGGGCCACATGATCCCTCTCTTAGACCTCACTCACCAGCTCGCTCTTCGTAACTTAACCATCACTGTTCTTGTCACCCCGAAAAATCTTCATTATCTGAAACCACTTCTTATCAAACACCCTTCTATTCAGCCCCTGGTTTTGCCTTTTCCAGCCACTTCTTCCATTCCTGATGGTGTCGAAAATGTCCGTGACCTCCCCCCGGGCGGCTTTCGTAAAATGACGTTGGCCTTGGCTGATCTCTATGATCCCATTGTTAACTGGTTTCAGCACCATCTTTCTCCACCTGTTGCTATTGTTTCTGACATGTTTCTTGGCTGGACTCATCAGCTTGCTACTAATTTGAATATTAAGCGGTTTGTTTTTTCGCCTTCTGGTGCGTTGTCTTTGTCAATCATGTACAATCTTTGGCACTTTATGCCGAAAAGAAATGATCCTAATGATGATAATGAAGTGCACACATTTGAAAAAATTCCGAACTGTCCTTCTTATCCCTGGTGGAAGATTTCTCCGTTGTTTAGGAGTTACGTGGAAGGGGAGCAGCAATCAGAAGTCTTGAAAGAGTCACTTCGCGGGAATATAGCAAGCTGGGGACTCGTGGTAAATTCGTTCAATGAATTGGAACGAGTTTATTTGGACTATTTGAAGGAGTTTCTAGGCCATGATCGGGTGTGGGCGGTTGGACCGTTGCTTCCTCCCGTCGAAGAACAGGTTCAACGAGGTGGATCTACTGGAATTTTGGCTAGTGAGATCAAAATATGGCTTGATCAGTTTAAGGAAAAAAGTGTTGTGTATGTCTGTTTTGGAAGTCAAGCTGTGCTGACAAATGAGCAAATGGAAAAACTGGCCTTAGGATTGGAGAAGAGTGGCGTCCCATTCATTTGGTCGTACAAGGACCCTACTAAAGGACACGTTGCAGGGAATTATAGCAGTATTCCTCCAGGGTTCAAGGATCGCGTGGCTGGGAGGGGACTTATTGTAAAGGGTTGGGCACCACAGGTTCCAATATTGACTCATTCAGCCCTGGGAGCGTTTTTGACTCATTGCGGCTGGAACTCTGTGCTAGAGTCGATCACAGCTGGAGTGCCAATGCTGACTTGGCCAATGGGCGCTGATCAGTTTGAAAATGCTGATTTATTGGATGAGTTCAAGGTGGGAACTAGAGTGTGTGAGGGGGCGCTGACAGTTCCCGATTCAGATGAGCTGGCTCGGTTGGTGGCTAAGTTGATGAGCGACAATCAACCTTTTAAAATGGCAAGGGCCAAGGAGTTAAGTAAAGCAGCGCTAGAGAGTATAGAGAATGAAGGACCTTCTTATGGAGCTTTGAATAGTTTTGTTAACTATGTGTCCAAAGCCCAACCAACTTTTTAGTGCGCTTGCAGATTCTATGAGGCAAACAGACTGGAAATCTCATTAGGATACCAGTTCTCAACGGTTCCGGTCGATTATTAAAAGAttgaattgattttaattattaaGTTTGAGTCGAGTATTTTAAAATTACCAATTTTGGTGCATTTCAACTCATTTTGTTGTTTCTTGTTAAATCTATCATAAAGTTAAAACATCTACCGAGCATCTGGTGATTACCTTATCGTATAGTGTAGGCATAACCAAAGTCGAAAGACCACTCAGACCTTGGAGGATCATGAGAGATAGACAATTAGACGAAAGAATAGCAGCTGCAGTATACAATAGTCGTCTCTCCATGAGGCCACTATTGATGCAGGTAAAGGCATCATGATCAACAACACTCACAATACATGTACACTGCTCTTAGACGAGCAAAAGGCCGATTATCCTAACTAACCAGCTCTCGCACCATTACATGCATTTTTCCTACTGAAGCAAACAAATCATAAAATCGACAAGAAGCTAAAGAtacataaaaaataattttataccTCCAGTTCTATAATAAATATCTTACAACTACGATAACGTAACATCACATTGTTTTTAAGCTGCAACTGTTATTCTGTAGGAAGAAAATATCTAGAGTTCATCACAGGTACAGATGAATATACCTAACTGAATTTGACATGTAAAAATAAAGTTCTAAAATAACATAATTATTTTGCCGAGTCTTGATATTATATGTTCAAATTTTAAAGTTTAGTTGTCGTTCTCACTAGTTTACTATACCCAAAGAGTTGAGTTTCTTTCTTCAAACGTCACAAGACAAGTTCGACATGATATAATTATCAAATGAACAGACCTCTGGTATCATATCCTCCTATGGCAATCTCTGAACCAGGCGCACATATCCTGATCATCCCTTATCCGGCACAGGGACACATGATCCCTCTGTTAGATCTTACTCACCAACTCGCTCTCCGGAACTTAATCATCACAATTGTTGTAACCCCCAATAACCTGCATTATCTGAACCCACTTCTCATCAGACATCCATCTATTCAGCCCCTGGTTTTGCCTTTTCcagctgctgctgctgctgctgctctTCCCGCTGGTATCGAAAACATTCGTGATCTTCCTTTTGGTAGCTCCCGTTTATTCACAATGGTATTAGCTGATCTTTATGATCCTATAGTTAACTGGTTTCAAAACCATCCCTCGCCCCCGGTTGCTGTTGTTTCTGATATATTTCTTGGCTGGACTAACATGCTGGCCAACGAGTTGAAGATTTCACGGTATGTGTTTTCGCCATCTGGTGCTCTGGCTTTGTCGATTGTTTATAATCTTTGGCAGTATATGCCAAAAAGAAATGACGTGACTGATAAAAACGAAGTGATTAAGTTTCTTGAAGTTCCAAATAGTCCATCTTTCCCTTGGTGGAAGATATCGCCTGTGTTCCGAAATTATGTGGCAGGGGATCCGCAATATGAAGTTTTTAAGGATTCGTTTCAAGGGAATATATCGAGTTGGGGACTTGTAATAAACTCGTTATCGGAGTTGGAACTAGTTTATTTGGACTATTTAAAAGAGTTTTTGGGACATGATCGGGTGTGGGAAGTGGGGCCGTTACTACCTCCAAAAGAAGAACAAGTTAAACGAGGTGGATTAAGTGAAAATTTAGCCGCAGAGATGGAGTCATGGCTTGATCAATTTGAAGATAGTTCGGTTGTGTATGTTTGTTTTGGAAGTCAGGCTGTGTTGAGGAATAAGCAAATGGAAATGGTAGCATTAGGATTAGAAAAGAGTGGGATTCGGTTCCTTTGGTCGTATAAGGACCCAACTGAGGAAGAATTGTTGGAAAATTATGGTACCATGCCATTATGGTTGAAAGATCGCGTGGAGCAGAGAGGATATATTGTGAAGGGGTGGGTTCCGCAGGTGTCAATACTAAGTCACCGAGGCATAGGCGCGTTTTTCACTCATTGTGGTTGGAACTCAGTGCTCGAGTCAATCACAGCAGGAGTGCCAATGTTGACTTGGCCAATGGGTGCTGATCAATTTGCAAATGCTGACTTGATGGATGAGCTCAAGGTGGGAACCAGAGTGTGTGAGGGGGACAAAATGGTTCCTGAATCTGTAGGAGTTGAGCAAGGCATCACTAAGTAGTATAGCAAAAGATGGAAGTTCTTGTAAAGCCTTTGAATCATCTGGTTAATTTTTTGTCCAAACAGTAAACAACTTTGTGTTGGGCTCTCACAAATCAAAACTGTAAGATTCTGAATTTAAATGCGAGTATAACTGTATATGTGTATTTATGAATTTCTGTCTGAATTTAAGTATGAGGTCATTGGATGCATCATTCTACTTTCACACGTTTTACAACCCAAACTTAAATCTATTATTTGGAACCACACGCTTCATCTACCTAAAAAAAAGTATGCTATCTTCAGTCAATCAGTTGAATGTAAAACACAAGTTTGATATATCCACCATATAAATTAAAGCAAAATCTGATCGATATTCAAATAAAATAAACCACCGACACTCTTTGGCTCTGCATCTGCATTATGGCAATCTTAGAACATGGTGCACATATTCTAGTCTTCCCTTATCCTGCACAGGGGCATATGATCCCTCTCTTAGACCTCGCGCACCAATTCGCTCTTCGCAATTTAACCATCACCATTCTTGTTACCCCGAAAAATCTTCATTATCTGAAACCACTTCTCAGCAAACACCCTAATATTCTGCCCCTTGTTTTGCCTTTTCCAGCCACCACTTCAATTCCTGATGGTGTCGAAAATGTCCGTGACCTTCCCCCTGGCGGCTTTAAATTTATGATGTCGGCTTTAGTTGATCTTTACGATCCCATTGTTAACTGGTTTAAAAACCATCCCTCGCCACCTCAGGCTATTGTTTCTGATATGTTTCTTGGCTGGACCAACCGGCTCGCTGGAGAGTTGAAGATTTCGCGTTTTGTTTTTTCGCCCTCTGGAGTTTTGGCCTTGTCGGTTGTTTATAATTTATGGCGGGATATGCCGAAAAGAAATGATCCAAAGGATGACAATGAAGTGATCAAGTTTAGTGAAATTCCGAGTTCTCCATCTTACTCTTGGTGGAAGCTATCGCCCTTGTTTAGGAGTTACGTTGAAGGGGATCCACAATCCGAGGTTATCAGAGAGTCGAATCAAGAGAATATGGAAAGTTATGGACTCATATTTAACTCTTTTACCGAATTGGAGCAAGTTTATTTAGACTACATTAAAAAGTTTCTGGGTCATGATCGGGTGTGGACGGTTGGACCATTGCTCCCTCCAGAAGAAGAACGAGCTGGAAGAGGGGGGTCTAGTGAAAGTTTAGCCAGTGAAATTAAATCATGGCTTGATCAATTCGAAGATCAGACGGTTGTGTATGTCTGTTTTGGAAGTCAAGCCGTGTTGACGAATAAGCAAATGGAAATGCTAGCATTAGGATTGGAGAAGAGTGGTGTCCCATTTCTTTGGTCCTACAAGGAACCTACTAAGGGGCACATGAAAGGGGAATATGGCATGATTCCGAATGGATTTGAAGATCGTGTGGCTGGCAGGGGACTAGTTGTAAAAGGATGGGCTCCGCAGGTGACAATATTAAGTCACCCAGTCGTCGGAGCTTTCTTAACTCATTGTGGATGGAACTCGGTACTGGAGTCTATTGCAGCTGGAGTGCCAATGTTGACTTGGCCAATGGGGGCTGATCAGTTTGCAAATGCTGACTTGTTAGACCAGCTTGAGGTCGGATGTAGAGTGTGCGAGGGAGAAAAAACAGTTCCTGATTCGGAGGAGTTGGCTCGAGTGGTCGCCAGTTCAGTAAGTGATGAAAAAGGAGGTCCAATAGCAAGGGCCAAGGTGTTGAGTAAAGCAGCAGCAGATAGTATTGGAAAAGATGGAAGTTCTTATAGAGCTCTGGATAGTTTAGTTAACCTTCTGTCTAAATCCTAAACAACTCTATAGCGAGCTATCCACAAACCTAAAACATTATCAAAATGTAAAATTTCCCTTCAAAGGATATTGCACTGGCTTCAAATGTAAAATCTTTTCTTCATTTTCAATGTGCACCGGCTCTCAAGTTCATAATTGTGATATGTTCATGTATGTTGGCTATGGGCTCAATACGGCCCACTGAACGAAGGCCCATCTGATAATTGTATTATTGGACCGAAGGTCCACCAGGCCCATGAGTCAAAGGCCCCCCGAATACCACAGGCTGCGGCGCACTTCGTCTTCCAACTGTTGGAAACAAAGAGGCGTAACGCCCCCTTTTCACTACCTCCTTAATGATGAGTAACGGACGAACGTTAATGGTAAATTGTATATAAAACCCCTTGAAAAGTAAGGAATAAAGATATACACTCATTCTCTCAAACACTCCACTTTCTTGTATTTCTTTACCCACTTTACAACCAGATTTTTATTCTCACACTGGAGGTGAATCGGGAGAACAATCCCTCGCATTCTCTTCTCTTTCAGGTCACAGCCGAAGGCATATTCACGGAGGCCGAAACCTGTTTATCCATCTGAAGGAATCTGGGCGTAACATTTGGCGCCGCCTGTGGGAAATATGAAAATCACAAGAGATATCGAGATAATGACAAATATAATTCATGAGCATTCACCACCACCAGGTTTTACCCCACACGATGCGGGGCATCAGTCCACCATAGTGGACACCGATGGAGTCATCACGCTAACTCCGGAGGAAGAAGCCTTGCTCCTAAAGATCCGAGCGGAAAAACTAGCTGCGGAGAAGGGCAAGGCCAAAGATGACCAAGCAGAGAAGGAGGCGGAGGCCCGCGCAAAGCGAAGAGAGGCCGATGCGTTACGGCTAAAAGTCCTACAACTGCAAAGAGAAGAAATTGAGCTTCAAAAAAGGCATTGTGTGAGGCATTGCAGGACGATGAGCCGGAAAGAAAGACTAAACACAGAAAAGACCATAGGGTGCATGACGAAGAAGACGAGTCTGACTCTGATTCGCATCCCCGAAGAAAGAGGACAAAGCAACCCTTTTCATCTGACTCGCACGAAGAGCCCATCGAGTCCCAAATCAGGCTAACACGCCTAAAAAAGGCCATGTCCGGTGATAGAAGGGTCGACCGAGAGCCGATCATGACAGAAGAAATTAAACAGTATCGACCTCCTCCCGGCGAGGAAAGGCAGTTCCCAAAAATGAGTGAGTTTAATGGAAAGGGATACCCCGAGGACCATTGCGAGAAATACGAGTTGCTGATAATTGGAATGAGGCACAATGATATCATGCTCTGCAAAATGTTCAAGACCTATCTGAAGGGATCAGCCTCAATATGGTACAAATCCCTCAAGCTCGGGTCCATCGGGTCTTATGAACAGTTGAAAAGAAATTTTCTGAAGTATTATTCATACTTATGCGAAGGATACTGAAGCCCTGGTCCACTGCAGACAAAGGGCGAACGAAGAGTTGGGGATTATCTGGCTCGGTTCAAGGAAGAAGCTGGAATGGTCACTAATCTGGACAAGGTCAAAGCAATGGGATTCTTGACGGCGGGGCTAGACCCCTATAAAGGTAAAAAGCTTCGCTCCTCTCTTTACGATCTTCCCCCAAGTCcctaaatgatatatatatatatatatgtgaatgGCGAGAAAATTCGCCGAAAAATGGAAAGTATTAGGGGATATAAGGACTCCCGAAGGGATGACCGATCAAAGCGAGCTGACAGATACGAAAGCTCAAGATCAAGTTCTGACAGAAGGGATGGTAGGAAAGAAGGGAGAAAGGAGACGGATCGTGGGGCCGAACGATGTCGAGATAGAGATTCGACCGTATTCACCCCTCTGAATGCTCGAGtctccaagattctccatgaGATCAAGGGAAAGCCTGGGTTTGTTCGGCCTACCAAGATGAAGGTCCCAAATCATAAGAAGAACCCCGACAAATACTGCGATTATCACAGGGACAAAGGGAATAATACTGATGAATGCTACCACCTCAAAAAGCTGATTGAGAGAATGATCAAAGAAGGCGAACTTAATCAGTTCGTCTGAGATCTGAAGAACAGACTAGGGCCGAAGGAAAACCAGGAAGAAGTAGAAGTCGAATAGCCGGAGCGAAGAGATAGTATAAGGGGCGAAGTAAAGACTATATCTGGGGGCAGTATTCTAGACAAGGATAGCAAGACAGTAAAGAAAAGATATGCCCGACAAGTATAAAATCTCTATCAGTTCGGCCAGGAGAAGCCCCACATGCCAATGACCTTCAACACTGAGGATTATGAGAACATCATTCGCCCGCACGAAGACCCCGTCATCATTAACCCTATCATTGGGCAGAATAAAATTTGGAAGGTGATGGTGGACACTTGAAGTTCGGCTAACATACTGTTCCATAAGACCTACTACAAGATGAACCTGGCTGGAGAACAGTTGGAGCCCTGCAATAAAGCTCCTCTTTACGCCATCGGAGGACACCCTATACAGTTTGAGGGAACAATCACCCTTCCCGTCATACTAGGAAAATTACCATACACTGTGAAAAAGTCGGTGAAGTTCTACGTGGTTCGGATTGAAAGCCCATACGACGCCATTTTTGGGA is a genomic window containing:
- the LOC141711983 gene encoding UDP-glycosyltransferase 89B2-like — its product is MAISEAGAHILVFPYPAQGHMIPLLDLTHQLALRNLTITVLVTPKNLHYLKPLLIKHPSIQPLVLPFPATSSIPDGVENVRDLPPGGFRKMTLALADLYDPIVNWFQHHLSPPVAIVSDMFLGWTHQLATNLNIKRFVFSPSGALSLSIMYNLWHFMPKRNDPNDDNEVHTFEKIPNCPSYPWWKISPLFRSYVEGEQQSEVLKESLRGNIASWGLVVNSFNELERVYLDYLKEFLGHDRVWAVGPLLPPVEEQVQRGGSTGILASEIKIWLDQFKEKSVVYVCFGSQAVLTNEQMEKLALGLEKSGVPFIWSYKDPTKGHVAGNYSSIPPGFKDRVAGRGLIVKGWAPQVPILTHSALGAFLTHCGWNSVLESITAGVPMLTWPMGADQFENADLLDEFKVGTRVCEGALTVPDSDELARLVAKLMSDNQPFKMARAKELSKAALESIENEGPSYGALNSFVNYVSKAQPTF
- the LOC141711985 gene encoding UDP-glycosyltransferase 89B2-like, which produces MNRPLVSYPPMAISEPGAHILIIPYPAQGHMIPLLDLTHQLALRNLIITIVVTPNNLHYLNPLLIRHPSIQPLVLPFPAAAAAAALPAGIENIRDLPFGSSRLFTMVLADLYDPIVNWFQNHPSPPVAVVSDIFLGWTNMLANELKISRYVFSPSGALALSIVYNLWQYMPKRNDVTDKNEVIKFLEVPNSPSFPWWKISPVFRNYVAGDPQYEVFKDSFQGNISSWGLVINSLSELELVYLDYLKEFLGHDRVWEVGPLLPPKEEQVKRGGLSENLAAEMESWLDQFEDSSVVYVCFGSQAVLRNKQMEMVALGLEKSGIRFLWSYKDPTEEELLENYGTMPLWLKDRVEQRGYIVKGWVPQVSILSHRGIGAFFTHCGWNSVLESITAGVPMLTWPMGADQFANADLMDELKVGTRVCEGDKMVPESVGVEQGITK
- the LOC141711984 gene encoding UDP-glycosyltransferase 89B2-like, with the protein product MAILEHGAHILVFPYPAQGHMIPLLDLAHQFALRNLTITILVTPKNLHYLKPLLSKHPNILPLVLPFPATTSIPDGVENVRDLPPGGFKFMMSALVDLYDPIVNWFKNHPSPPQAIVSDMFLGWTNRLAGELKISRFVFSPSGVLALSVVYNLWRDMPKRNDPKDDNEVIKFSEIPSSPSYSWWKLSPLFRSYVEGDPQSEVIRESNQENMESYGLIFNSFTELEQVYLDYIKKFLGHDRVWTVGPLLPPEEERAGRGGSSESLASEIKSWLDQFEDQTVVYVCFGSQAVLTNKQMEMLALGLEKSGVPFLWSYKEPTKGHMKGEYGMIPNGFEDRVAGRGLVVKGWAPQVTILSHPVVGAFLTHCGWNSVLESIAAGVPMLTWPMGADQFANADLLDQLEVGCRVCEGEKTVPDSEELARVVASSVSDEKGGPIARAKVLSKAAADSIGKDGSSYRALDSLVNLLSKS